A genomic window from Scomber scombrus chromosome 18, fScoSco1.1, whole genome shotgun sequence includes:
- the cbx4 gene encoding E3 SUMO-protein ligase CBX4 — MELPAAGEHVFAVEGIEKKRIRKGKIEYLVKWRGWSPKYNTWEPEENILDPRLLVAFQHRERQEQLMGYRKRGPKPKHLLLQVPSFARRSSIPAGFEDTPQEAEGSLKSDPVQVQRSRPQQYQLNSKKHHQYQPSSQEVPSDPQTNGKKKFIYQLNSKKHHHYEPDPNMYYAQVSRFKEVVKVQEPASKPANPGWNLPLALQQKWVRDKDTGCLSKVKELAVEVRKPTFKEAESENAVKPNPKDATFPSAISSKMKIIKNKNKNGRIVIVMSKYMDSNKVHGAKGKHGESSSEEKPQNTKSTVNNPAHRTKMVEQLHLDNGITKEICNGSSPPAAEHPIKCSPKDRHFSKPSPSTAEEYNTEVARGQADLPEDLPLQLTAISPPTSWAVDTNIPTPTSIDHIRIPSFPGDRKRKLSDPVEDRSVSKTFLTSRSLSVPSTVVTPPQDKPMDLHCSGPRHSSTPTYDVMDSGSQEEPMDLSCPKTKKQVDLEVQPEPVPEPVPEPEPEPEPEPEPEPEPEPAVKDIPTVTEDTQKSTEKPQQIPVNKISPFMGNIIITDITTNSLTVTFKEYVSF, encoded by the exons ATGGAGCTCCCTGCCGCCGGAGAGCACGTCTTTGCGGTGGAGGGCATCGAGAAGAAGCGCATCCGCAAG GGCAAGATAGAGTACCTGGTCAAGTGGCGAGGCTGGTCTCCCAA ATACAACACATGGGAACCAGAGGAAAACATCCTTGACCCTCGGCTCCTCGTCGCATTTCAACACAG agagaggcaggagCAGCTGATGGGATATCGTAAACGGGGGCCCAAACCAAAACATCTTTTACTCCAG GTGCCCTCATTTGCCCGAAGATCAAGTATTCCAGCAGGTTTTGAGGACACACCTCAGGAAGCAGAGGGTAGCCTCAAGTCAGATCCCGTCCAGGTCCAGCGCTCCCGGCCACAACAGTACCAGCTGAACAGCAAAAAGCACCATCAGTACCAGCCCAGCAGCCAGGAGGTCCCTTCCGATCCGCAAACCAACGGCAAGAAGAAGTTCATCTACCAGCTCAACAGCAAGAAGCACCACCACTATGAGCCTGACCCTAATATGTACTACGCACAGGTTTCTAGGTTTAAAGAGGTGGTCAAAGTTCAGGAACCAGCAAGTAAACCAGCCAACCCTGGCTGGAACTTACCGCTGGCACTGCAGCAGAAATGGGTTCGTGACAAAGACACGGGCTGCTTGAGCAAAGTGAAAGAGCTGGCGGTAGAAGTGAGGAAACCAACTTTTAAAGAGGCTGAGAGTGAAAATGCTGTCAAACCTAATCCTAAAGATGCAACTTTCCCTAGTgctattagcagcaaaatgaagATAAtcaagaataaaaacaagaatggGCGTATCGTTATTGTCATGAGCAAGTACATGGACAGTAACAAGGTTCATGGAGCAAAGGGTAAACATGGGGAATCGTCAAGTGaagaaaaaccccaaaacaccaAATCAACAGTAAACAATCCAGCACACAGAACCAAAATGGTGGAGCAGTTGCACCTGGACAACGGTATCACTAAAGAAATCTGTAATGGGAGCTCCCCACCTGCTGCAGAACATCCCATTAAGTGTTCCCCAAAGGACAGACATTTCTCCAAACCTTCGCCAAGCACAGCAGAGGAATATAACACTGAAGTGGCTCGGGGTCAGGCTGATCTACCAGAAGATCTGCCCCTACAGTTGACTGCTATCTCACCCCCAACATCATGGGCTGTTGACACTAATATCCCAACCCCTACGTCTATCGACCACATCAGAATTCCTTCCTTTCCCGGTGACCGCAAGCGAAAACTCTCAGATCCTGTGGAGGACCGGAGTGTTTCCAAAACCTTCTTGACTTCCAGAAGCCTAAGTGTGCCCAGTACTGTGGTCACTCCACCCCAGGACAAACCTATGGACCTCCACTGTAGTGGCCCTCGCCACAGCAGTACACCTACATATGATGTTATGGACTCTGGCAGCCAAGAGGAGCCAATGGATCTCAGCTGCCCAAAGACTAAGAAGCAGGTAGATCTGGAAGTACAGCCAGAGCCAGTGCCTGAGCCAGTGCCTGAGCctgagccagagccagagccagagccagagccagagccagagcctgAGCCTGCTGTCAAAGACATACCTACTGTGACTGAGGACACACAGAAATCCACAGAGAAGCCTCAACAAATACCTGTTAATAAAATCTCCCCTTTTATGGGAAatatcatcatcactgacatcacaaCAAACAGTCTCACTGTCACCTTCAAGGAATATGTTTCtttctaa